GCTCACGGCGTGGCCCCCGTCGAAACGAATGACCGACGGCGTGATGCCGATTCGGGACAGTCGCGCGACGTCCTCCTCGAACATCGCGTCGGACACGTAGTGGTCGCGCGAGCCGAGCACGAACGTCACCGGCACGCCGCGCAGAGCGTACGGGCCTCGCGACAGATCGGCGTCGGGCGGCACGAGTCCGCCCCAGAGGATGAGTCGCGTCGCGGGAACGCGGCCGTGCGAGATCCATCGCGACGCCGTTGCCGCGCCCTGCGAGAACCCGATGACGTTCACGTGGTTGCCGTCGGCGAGACCGCCGCCGGTCACTTCATCGAAGACGGCGTCGAGATACTCGACGTAGTCGGCCACCTCCGATTCGCGGTCTTCGCGGGTCATCCACGTCGCACCAACCGGCCGCTCGCGAACAGGGGCGACTTCGGGGTTCACGATGTAGTAGCGGTTCAGCGCTTCGGGGGCGACGACGCGCGAATCGTCGGCGGCGAGGTCGGAGAAGAAACGGATGAACTGCCCCGCGAGCTGGCTGTAGCCGTGCAGCACGAACCACCACGTGGTCGTGGGGACGTCGTCGCGCCCGCCGAGGGTGTAGTACCTCGCCGTCCGCTCGACGCGGATATGGTGGAGGTGCGGCTCCGGCGACGACGCGGGACGTTCCGGCACGCTTCCAACCTAAAGCAAATCGGCGGCCCCGGTGACGGAACCGCCGATTCGCGAATCGGCTCTGGGGTCGAGCGACGGCCCGTGATGGCCGTTACTTGCCTGGAGCGCCCGATCCAGCCCCGGCCAGCAGCTGCGCCTGCGTCGTGCTGTGCTCGAGGAGATCGATCGCCTTGAGCAGCTGATGGTCTTCGTTGAGGTTGCGCGCTTTCGCCGCCGCATCTCCGAAGGTCAGCCGGGTCACACGGTTCTCGAGATCGCGGGTCAGGAAGGTCCGTTCCGCGGTCTGAAATTTCGGCTCGAGCTTCACGCCGGCGGCACTCATGCGCGTCATGAGCTCAGTGCTCCACGTCGCCGGCGCGGTGAAGTCGCGCTTCTGGACGGAGCCCTTGAGCTGGAGCGCGTAGTTCTGCAGCACGGTGTTGATCGCCTGCCGCTGCGGCGCCGCGGCGCGGATGAAATCGCGCTCCTCGGTCGTCAGCGTGTCGTCGGCGATGATCACGTCGGGATGGATGCCGCCGCCGCCGAAGACGGTGCGACCACCATCCGACTTGAAGGCCGGCTTCTTGGTCGAGTCGTTGAGCGAATCAGGATGCACCTCGACCAACGAGCCGCTCATCGTGAGCTGGCGATCGCGATGGATGGAGCGCCCACTCGGCGTGTACCACTTACCCGTCGTCATCTTGAGGTGGTAGCCGCCGTTCAGCGCGTACACCGACTGGACGAGCCCTTTGCCGAACGACGTGGCGCCGACGACCAATGCACGGTCGTGATCCTGGAGCGCGCCGGCGACGATTTCCGTCGCCGAGGCCGAGCCCTCGTCGACGAGCACGACGAGTGGCAGCGTCAGCGCGAGGTGGTGACCGCCCGAACGGAGAATCTCCGTCGGCTGGTTCCGCGAGCGGACGCTCGCGATCTCCTGGCCGTCGCGGAGGAACAGGCTCGACGTCTTGAGCGCCTGGTCGACGATTCCGCCGCCGTTGCCGCGCATGTCGAGCACGATGCCGGTCGCGCCCTGCTCCGCCAGCTGCGTGATCGCCGCGGCGACTTCCTCGGCCGCGTTCTCGTTGAACGTCTGGAGCGGGATGTAGCCGATGTGTTCGCCGAAAATCCCGCTGTACGCGACGGCGGGAACGTGAATGACGCGCCGCGTGAACTTGAGCTTGATCTGCTCGGTGACGGCGGGCCGCGTGTAGGTGACGCTCACCTGCGAGCCCGGGTCGCCGCGGAGCAGGTTCGAGACTTTTTCGATCGGCAGGTTCGTGGTCGCCGTCGTGTCCACCGCGACGACGCGATCGCCCTCGCGGACACCCGCGTCCTCGGCCGGCGTATTTGGGAAAACGCGGTCGACGACGATGACACCAGGCGCCTGCTCGCCGAGCAACATGCCCGTGCCGCCGTAACGGCCGCCGGTTGCGCGCTCGAAGCTCTCAGACTCTTTCGGCGAAAGAAGCTCGCTGTACGGGTCGTTGAGCTCTTTCACCAGACCGCGTGCGGCCTTCTCGTAGGTCGTACCAGCGGGGATGGAATCGACGTACTGGTTCAGGACCAACGACCGGACTTGGTCGAACAGCTGGGCGTTGGCGCGGGTCGGCGATTCCTGCAGGAGAAAACCGCCGGCGACGATCGGGACGACGAGCAGCGTGGCCGCGGCCGCGGTGCGAAAACGTGGCATCTAGAAATCGGAGAGGAGGGACTTCGGAAGGAGGAACTTAGGAGTTCGGTATGTTGCTACTACCCCGCGCCGACGCGACGTGGTCCGAGCACTGGCGACGGTGGTTCTTGGGGGTCGCCGCTCCCTTGGGCGCGTGGCCGGTTGCGTAGAGCACTCGACCTCTTTCGGCGCGCGCGTCGTGATGCTGATCGAGCAGAGAGTCGAGACGACTCGGAGCTTGCGCGCTCGCGGACGATGAGCTTGGTACGGGAAGCACGCCCGCGTACCGGTTGGTCGGCGCACCGTTTCCGCCCGCGCCACCGGACTTGCGCATCGGATCGGTGGAGTTGTGAACGCTGCCGATGAGCAGCGCCAAGGGCATCACTGACGCAACGGAGAGTCGCCGTCCGAACCGCTCGATCGACCACATCATCAACCACGCTCCGCGAGAGAGTCCTGCCCCTATGAGAGTAAGATTCGTCGACGAAATTGTCAACGAATTCAGCCGCGGTCTGACGAGGGTTGGACACGTCGTAAGCGATTGTCGCCGCGTCCCTTACGAATCGCGAACATTTCCGCGCGTGCCGCCGGCGACGAACTCGGCTACCGGGTCAGAGCGCCGAGCGTCCAGATCCCGTTCAGCATGTCCGACGCGAACAGGCGTCCATCAAGGAGCTGAACTCCCCAGACGTAGACCGGGCGGCCCTGATCGAGCAGGCCGACGCCTAACTCGCGACCCATCAGCTTGAGATCGCAGCGGGTGAGCAGTGGATTTGCGGTCGTGAATTGCTGGCTTTGCGTGCACACGGCGAGGTCGCCGCGGACGTCGATGGCCCGAACGCCCCCGTTGTAGTACGCGGCGTAGAGAATGCCGCGGGCCTCGTCGACCGAGAAGTTGTGCGTGCCGGCGCCGTCGATGTGGTAGAACGCGACCTCTTTTGGCCGGGACGGGTCGCCGATGTCGACGACGTGGACGTCTCCCTTGGACGATGACCCGATCGTTCCGGGCCCTTCCTGG
This window of the Gemmatimonadaceae bacterium genome carries:
- a CDS encoding S41 family peptidase → MPRFRTAAAATLLVVPIVAGGFLLQESPTRANAQLFDQVRSLVLNQYVDSIPAGTTYEKAARGLVKELNDPYSELLSPKESESFERATGGRYGGTGMLLGEQAPGVIVVDRVFPNTPAEDAGVREGDRVVAVDTTATTNLPIEKVSNLLRGDPGSQVSVTYTRPAVTEQIKLKFTRRVIHVPAVAYSGIFGEHIGYIPLQTFNENAAEEVAAAITQLAEQGATGIVLDMRGNGGGIVDQALKTSSLFLRDGQEIASVRSRNQPTEILRSGGHHLALTLPLVVLVDEGSASATEIVAGALQDHDRALVVGATSFGKGLVQSVYALNGGYHLKMTTGKWYTPSGRSIHRDRQLTMSGSLVEVHPDSLNDSTKKPAFKSDGGRTVFGGGGIHPDVIIADDTLTTEERDFIRAAAPQRQAINTVLQNYALQLKGSVQKRDFTAPATWSTELMTRMSAAGVKLEPKFQTAERTFLTRDLENRVTRLTFGDAAAKARNLNEDHQLLKAIDLLEHSTTQAQLLAGAGSGAPGK